A single genomic interval of Drosophila virilis strain 15010-1051.87 chromosome 2, Dvir_AGI_RSII-ME, whole genome shotgun sequence harbors:
- the ppk15 gene encoding uncharacterized protein ppk15 isoform X2 has translation MKLVKHNQSWSVLGGRFVAFLRDYCQNCSLAGFAYIANHNLHFTERIFWLLCIIASTIGVYNLISQYQRDFTSRAVSIVHESLSPFSMLKFPSISVCEVRYNTDFSKDVEDYIRSLGTDLNGPYNWVVETYISVILFPFQYVTGIFGRCQQFEDCEKCAKCPKKDFRKIATRFGFNCSDLFISCKLSDNTFDCCNYFLPMIMPYGRCFLLNSLQNNKPESKHWLPAILDRGSRPEMKLHLTRAAIISVLNEEDIIAPPLPTVNVVVREGQNKTLQIHKEAMVNDPNMKDIPVAARDCYFPDEVMPWSIYKAYSFSACVSDCLRLYQYELCNCSIYNLAPYEDEHHPDCDFTGYKCLEKLSMITQNIKKLLSGSSSTLHCHCLPSCTEGDLKAIFEDQNSWLTRLTAMRTKNSSVECCRAKDAEKNAKAPVCDENQ, from the exons ATGAAGCTGGTAAAACACAATCAATCCTGGAGTGTATTAGGTGGGAGATTTGTGGCCTTTTTAAGGGATTACTGTCAAAATTGTAGTCTGGCAGGCTTTGCCTACATAGCCAATCATAA TTTACATTTCACGGAGCGTATTTTTTGGCTGCTATGCATCATTGCTTCGACCATAGGCGTTTATAATCTGATCAGTCAGTATCAGCGCGACTTCACCTCTCGCGCTGTCAGCATAGTTCACGAGAGTCTATCGCCATTTTCGATGCTAAAATTCCCATCGATCAGCGTTTGCGAAGTGCGATATAATACAGATTTTTCGAAAGATGTGGAAGATTATATCCGCAG CTTGGGTACAGACTTGAATGGGCCCTACAACTGGGTGGTGGAGACGTATATATCAGTCATATTGTTTCCATTTCAGTATGTGACGGGCATATTTGGCCGCTGTCAACAATTCGAAGATTGTGAAAAATGCGCCAAGTGCCCCAAGAAAGATTTTCGAAAGATTGCCACAAGG TTTGGTTTCAATTGCTCGGATCTGTTTATCAGTTGCAAATTGTCGGATAACACCTTCGACTGCTGCAACTACTTTTTGCCGATGATCATGCCGTACggacgctgttttctgctcaACTCGCTTCAGAACAACAAGCCCGAATCGAAACATTGGCTCCCGGCCATTTTGGATCGGGGTAGCCGACCGGAAATGAAACTGCATCTGACACGCGCTGCTATCATTAGCGTGCTCAATGAGGAGGATATCATTGCCCCGCCGCTGCCAACGGTAAATGTCGTTGTTAGGGAGGGACAGAATAAGACATTACAGATTCACAAGGAAGCCATGGTAAATGATCCCAATATGAAGGATATTCCAGTGGCCGCCCGCGATTGCTACTTTCCCGACGAGGTTATGCCGTGGAGCATATACAAGGCGTACAGTTTTAGTGCCTGCGTCAGCGACTGCTTGAGACTGTATCAATATGAGCTATGCAACTGCTCCATCTACAATTTGGCTCCATACGAAGATGAACATCATCCTGACTGTGACTTTACGGGTTATAAGTGTCTGGAAAAGCTTTCCATGATCACCCAGAATATCAAAAAACTGCTCAGCGGTAGTTCATCGACACTGCATTGCCATTGCCTGCCCTCCTGCACGGAGGGCGACTTGAAAGCCATCTTTGAAGATCAAAACAG ttGGTTGACCCGGCTGACTGCAATGCGGACTAAAAATTCATCCGTGGAATGCTGTCGTGCCAAGGATGCAGAGAAGAATGCCAAAGCCCCCGTGTGTGACGAAAATCAATGA
- the ppk15 gene encoding pickpocket protein 19 isoform X1: MKLVKHNQSWSVLGGRFVAFLRDYCQNCSLAGFAYIANHNLHFTERIFWLLCIIASTIGVYNLISQYQRDFTSRAVSIVHESLSPFSMLKFPSISVCEVRYNTDFSKDVEDYIRSLGTDLNGPYNWVVETYISVILFPFQYVTGIFGRCQQFEDCEKCAKCPKKDFRKIATRFGFNCSDLFISCKLSDNTFDCCNYFLPMIMPYGRCFLLNSLQNNKPESKHWLPAILDRGSRPEMKLHLTRAAIISVLNEEDIIAPPLPTVNVVVREGQNKTLQIHKEAMVNDPNMKDIPVAARDCYFPDEVMPWSIYKAYSFSACVSDCLRLYQYELCNCSIYNLAPYEDEHHPDCDFTGYKCLEKLSMITQNIKKLLSGSSSTLHCHCLPSCTEGDLKAIFEDQNSFIANVRDTNVTIVMPVWPTDQYRRQVLRTKLDVVVSIGGILGLFLGASVLSAIEFVYYFTMRAANSALMARKKLVKTNA; the protein is encoded by the exons ATGAAGCTGGTAAAACACAATCAATCCTGGAGTGTATTAGGTGGGAGATTTGTGGCCTTTTTAAGGGATTACTGTCAAAATTGTAGTCTGGCAGGCTTTGCCTACATAGCCAATCATAA TTTACATTTCACGGAGCGTATTTTTTGGCTGCTATGCATCATTGCTTCGACCATAGGCGTTTATAATCTGATCAGTCAGTATCAGCGCGACTTCACCTCTCGCGCTGTCAGCATAGTTCACGAGAGTCTATCGCCATTTTCGATGCTAAAATTCCCATCGATCAGCGTTTGCGAAGTGCGATATAATACAGATTTTTCGAAAGATGTGGAAGATTATATCCGCAG CTTGGGTACAGACTTGAATGGGCCCTACAACTGGGTGGTGGAGACGTATATATCAGTCATATTGTTTCCATTTCAGTATGTGACGGGCATATTTGGCCGCTGTCAACAATTCGAAGATTGTGAAAAATGCGCCAAGTGCCCCAAGAAAGATTTTCGAAAGATTGCCACAAGG TTTGGTTTCAATTGCTCGGATCTGTTTATCAGTTGCAAATTGTCGGATAACACCTTCGACTGCTGCAACTACTTTTTGCCGATGATCATGCCGTACggacgctgttttctgctcaACTCGCTTCAGAACAACAAGCCCGAATCGAAACATTGGCTCCCGGCCATTTTGGATCGGGGTAGCCGACCGGAAATGAAACTGCATCTGACACGCGCTGCTATCATTAGCGTGCTCAATGAGGAGGATATCATTGCCCCGCCGCTGCCAACGGTAAATGTCGTTGTTAGGGAGGGACAGAATAAGACATTACAGATTCACAAGGAAGCCATGGTAAATGATCCCAATATGAAGGATATTCCAGTGGCCGCCCGCGATTGCTACTTTCCCGACGAGGTTATGCCGTGGAGCATATACAAGGCGTACAGTTTTAGTGCCTGCGTCAGCGACTGCTTGAGACTGTATCAATATGAGCTATGCAACTGCTCCATCTACAATTTGGCTCCATACGAAGATGAACATCATCCTGACTGTGACTTTACGGGTTATAAGTGTCTGGAAAAGCTTTCCATGATCACCCAGAATATCAAAAAACTGCTCAGCGGTAGTTCATCGACACTGCATTGCCATTGCCTGCCCTCCTGCACGGAGGGCGACTTGAAAGCCATCTTTGAAGATCAAAACAG CTTTATTGCCAATGTCAGGGATACCAATGTAACAATTGTGATGCCAGTGTGGCCCACGGATCAATATCGCCGTCAGGTGCTTCGCACCAAACTGGATGTCGTTGTATCCATTGGTGGCATACTGGGTCTTTTTCTTGGCGCCAGCGTCCTGAGCGCCATCGAGTTTGTCTACTACTTTACTATGCGTGCTGCTAACAGTGCGCTGATGGCACGTAAGAAATTGGTTAAGACAAATGCTTAA
- the ppk15 gene encoding pickpocket protein 19 isoform X3 → MLKFPSISVCEVRYNTDFSKDVEDYIRSLGTDLNGPYNWVVETYISVILFPFQYVTGIFGRCQQFEDCEKCAKCPKKDFRKIATRFGFNCSDLFISCKLSDNTFDCCNYFLPMIMPYGRCFLLNSLQNNKPESKHWLPAILDRGSRPEMKLHLTRAAIISVLNEEDIIAPPLPTVNVVVREGQNKTLQIHKEAMVNDPNMKDIPVAARDCYFPDEVMPWSIYKAYSFSACVSDCLRLYQYELCNCSIYNLAPYEDEHHPDCDFTGYKCLEKLSMITQNIKKLLSGSSSTLHCHCLPSCTEGDLKAIFEDQNSFIANVRDTNVTIVMPVWPTDQYRRQVLRTKLDVVVSIGGILGLFLGASVLSAIEFVYYFTMRAANSALMARKKLVKTNA, encoded by the exons ATGCTAAAATTCCCATCGATCAGCGTTTGCGAAGTGCGATATAATACAGATTTTTCGAAAGATGTGGAAGATTATATCCGCAG CTTGGGTACAGACTTGAATGGGCCCTACAACTGGGTGGTGGAGACGTATATATCAGTCATATTGTTTCCATTTCAGTATGTGACGGGCATATTTGGCCGCTGTCAACAATTCGAAGATTGTGAAAAATGCGCCAAGTGCCCCAAGAAAGATTTTCGAAAGATTGCCACAAGG TTTGGTTTCAATTGCTCGGATCTGTTTATCAGTTGCAAATTGTCGGATAACACCTTCGACTGCTGCAACTACTTTTTGCCGATGATCATGCCGTACggacgctgttttctgctcaACTCGCTTCAGAACAACAAGCCCGAATCGAAACATTGGCTCCCGGCCATTTTGGATCGGGGTAGCCGACCGGAAATGAAACTGCATCTGACACGCGCTGCTATCATTAGCGTGCTCAATGAGGAGGATATCATTGCCCCGCCGCTGCCAACGGTAAATGTCGTTGTTAGGGAGGGACAGAATAAGACATTACAGATTCACAAGGAAGCCATGGTAAATGATCCCAATATGAAGGATATTCCAGTGGCCGCCCGCGATTGCTACTTTCCCGACGAGGTTATGCCGTGGAGCATATACAAGGCGTACAGTTTTAGTGCCTGCGTCAGCGACTGCTTGAGACTGTATCAATATGAGCTATGCAACTGCTCCATCTACAATTTGGCTCCATACGAAGATGAACATCATCCTGACTGTGACTTTACGGGTTATAAGTGTCTGGAAAAGCTTTCCATGATCACCCAGAATATCAAAAAACTGCTCAGCGGTAGTTCATCGACACTGCATTGCCATTGCCTGCCCTCCTGCACGGAGGGCGACTTGAAAGCCATCTTTGAAGATCAAAACAG CTTTATTGCCAATGTCAGGGATACCAATGTAACAATTGTGATGCCAGTGTGGCCCACGGATCAATATCGCCGTCAGGTGCTTCGCACCAAACTGGATGTCGTTGTATCCATTGGTGGCATACTGGGTCTTTTTCTTGGCGCCAGCGTCCTGAGCGCCATCGAGTTTGTCTACTACTTTACTATGCGTGCTGCTAACAGTGCGCTGATGGCACGTAAGAAATTGGTTAAGACAAATGCTTAA